The DNA segment GTGATAAAGCAATTCAGTGGGACAGGCTACGAAAGCTCAGACGTAATGGTGATTGATGAGCTCGAAATGCAAAGGCATCATCAGCTCGAGAAGCTTTACCGCTCTACTCGTTCTGCTAAGGTTTAATTTTGACTTTCTTGTTCTTGCTTTGTTATTATGAGCTCTGATTGTTTGTTTGATCTTCAAGAGTATTGTCGCTTACAGGAGTTCCAGAGAGAGGTTATTAAAGCAGCTGAGACATTTACTTCCATTGGGCTTAGACACATTGAAGCAGGTACTTTTTAGAAGTGTTTGTTGTTAGGCCTTGGCTTTGATTGTGACTACATTTTTGAGggtgttttcaaaaaaaaaaaactaaatgtaatCTTAAACATGTCAGGAACCAAGTTGGCTGAAGACTGTTGTAAATATGGAACAGAAAACAGTCAGAACATCGATGAGAATATTCTAGCCAAGGCTGCAGCTATATACGGTGATGCTAGGAAACATGTTGAGAAAGAACAAGAAGACTTTAACAAGCTTTTGTCCTCTCAGGTATTTTATCTGTTTTGATCTTTGTATACTAAATCTAGAAGGTAACGTACGGAAACTTCTCTCTTTTAAGGTTTTGGATCCTCTGAGAGCTATGGTTGTCGGTTCTCCTCTTGAAGATGCTCGTCATTTAGCTCAACGTTACAGCCGCATGAGACAAGAAGCTGAGACTCATGTAACCCTTCTTTAAAATCTATGATTGTGTTTGGCTGTATTGTAAAAgtgagtttaaaattttaagaagcAAAACAGGCAGCGGAAGTATCTAGAAGGCAAGTGCGTGTAAGAGAAGCTCCCATTCCAGAAAACGTGGCAAAGCTTCAACTAGCGGAAGCCAAGATGCAAGAGCTTAAAGCTAACATGGCGGTCTTAGGTAAAGAAGCCACTGCTGCGTTGGCTGCTGTTGAATCTCAGCAACATAGACTTACTTTCCAGAGGCTTGTGGCTAtggtatatgttttttttacacATAATACACTTACGGTTATCCGTGTTCTACCTGATTACTGTTTGTTAACAATGTGGCGCTTGTTCTGCTTAAGGTCGAAGGGGAAAAGAATTATCATCTAAGAATAGCTGCTGTTCTCAGTGACATTGAAGCAGAGGTTAGTCATGGATGAATCTTTTTTCATATCTGAGTCtcgtaaaagaaaaaaaactcacattgttttgtgtttcttagaTGGTAACCGAGAAACAACACAAAGAATCTGCTCCTCCTGCGATTCCAACAGAGAACAGCTCAGAGAAAACATCCTACTTTCTAGCTGAAGTAAGTTGTCTTGCGAAATATGAAAAACAACATCACCGCATTGTGTCAGAGAAACAACATATCTGTTTTCTTGACAGGTGGTTCATCCATTTTCCGCTGCTTCGGAGAAAGAACTAGACTTGTACAAAGGAGACTACGTCGTTGTCAGAAAGGTTCATACGATTACCACTAAGAGCAAGGAACTATACTCTTTCTGATAACTAGAGCATGAAATTCAAACTCTTTGTGTTGGTCTTTTATTATTCTCACAGGTGAGCGAAAGTGGTTGGGCAGAAGGAGAATGCAAAGGCAAAGCTGGTTGGTTCCCTATGGCTTACATT comes from the Raphanus sativus cultivar WK10039 unplaced genomic scaffold, ASM80110v3 Scaffold3001, whole genome shotgun sequence genome and includes:
- the LOC130506218 gene encoding SH3 domain-containing protein 3, producing the protein MDAFRRQASKLRDQVAKQQLAVIKQFSGTGYESSDVMVIDELEMQRHHQLEKLYRSTRSAKEFQREVIKAAETFTSIGLRHIEAGTKLAEDCCKYGTENSQNIDENILAKAAAIYGDARKHVEKEQEDFNKLLSSQVLDPLRAMVVGSPLEDARHLAQRYSRMRQEAETHAAEVSRRQVRVREAPIPENVAKLQLAEAKMQELKANMAVLGKEATAALAAVESQQHRLTFQRLVAMVEGEKNYHLRIAAVLSDIEAEMVTEKQHKESAPPAIPTENSSEKTSYFLAEVVHPFSAASEKELDLYKGDYVVVRKVSESGWAEGECKGKAGWFPMAYIEKRQRLPTTNFAAEVY